A single region of the Vagococcus teuberi genome encodes:
- a CDS encoding teichoic acid D-Ala incorporation-associated protein DltX, which translates to MELKKRKIPDTTKRWLSFVARSVFYAAIILVLIYLYQYSHVGGGSFIYNQF; encoded by the coding sequence ATGGAATTAAAAAAAAGAAAGATACCAGATACAACAAAAAGATGGTTAAGTTTTGTAGCTCGCTCCGTTTTCTATGCTGCTATTATACTTGTGTTAATTTATTTGTATCAATATAGTCACGTAGGTGGGGGCTCTTTCATTTATAATCAATTTTAA
- the dinB gene encoding DNA polymerase IV, which produces MSNGLKFPLINDLSRKIIHIDMDAFYASIEERDNPKLKGKPLVIAKHPKDTNGRGVVTTANYEARKYGIHSAMSAKKAYELCPHATFVAGNREYYSEISKQIHEVFKEYTDIIEPLSLDEAYLDVTHNKKGIKSAIKIARMIQSDIYEKVQLTSSAGVSYNKFLAKIASDFEKPKGLTLILPEQAQEFLLELPIEKFYGIGKKTIPLMHDLGIYTGKDLYNIPEMTLIDLFGKKGYSLYRKVRGIHNDPVENNRERKSIGRERTFSKTLMQEQDVLKNIREMAEEVSKKLIANELKAQTIVMKIRNNLYETVTKRITINHYIYQSEDIFFYATQLWEELNWQTINVRLVGVTVTTLDKQMYEAIELPLFIKKG; this is translated from the coding sequence ATGTCAAATGGATTGAAATTTCCGTTAATAAATGATTTATCAAGAAAAATTATTCATATTGATATGGACGCTTTTTATGCTTCTATAGAAGAAAGAGATAACCCAAAGCTCAAAGGAAAACCATTAGTCATCGCAAAACACCCCAAAGATACAAACGGTCGAGGTGTGGTGACAACAGCAAATTATGAAGCAAGAAAATATGGGATTCATTCGGCTATGAGTGCCAAGAAAGCTTATGAATTATGTCCACATGCCACATTTGTAGCAGGCAATAGAGAGTACTATTCGGAAATATCGAAACAAATACATGAAGTATTTAAAGAATATACTGATATTATTGAACCTTTATCTTTAGATGAAGCATACTTAGATGTGACACATAATAAAAAAGGAATTAAAAGTGCGATAAAAATCGCTAGAATGATTCAATCCGATATATATGAAAAAGTCCAATTAACTAGTTCTGCTGGTGTAAGCTATAATAAATTTTTAGCCAAGATAGCATCAGATTTTGAAAAACCAAAAGGATTAACACTTATCCTGCCAGAACAAGCACAAGAGTTTTTGCTTGAGTTACCAATAGAAAAATTTTATGGCATTGGAAAGAAAACTATTCCGTTAATGCATGATCTAGGGATATATACAGGGAAAGATTTATATAACATTCCAGAAATGACCTTGATTGATTTGTTTGGAAAAAAAGGCTACAGCTTATATCGTAAAGTTAGAGGAATCCATAATGATCCAGTAGAAAATAATCGTGAGAGAAAATCAATTGGTAGAGAGAGGACTTTCTCTAAAACGCTAATGCAAGAACAAGATGTTTTGAAAAATATTAGAGAAATGGCTGAAGAAGTGAGTAAGAAGTTAATTGCTAATGAATTAAAAGCTCAAACAATAGTAATGAAGATTAGAAATAATTTATATGAAACAGTAACAAAGCGCATAACAATTAATCATTATATTTATCAATCTGAAGATATATTCTTTTATGCAACTCAGCTATGGGAAGAATTAAATTGGCAAACTATTAATGTTAGATTGGTAGGTGTAACGGTAACAACACTTGATAAACAAATGTATGAAGCGATTGAATTACCACTTTTTATTAAAAAAGGATAG
- a CDS encoding DUF975 family protein, whose protein sequence is MYKSSKELKQQARESLRGRWKEAVALNLIPSIIQIISMLLVIGITIFIGLMATDNRDVVDSNYLSTQQEYTWEDEYDDDSFSSNVSEVFASVTSIPFASPIMSFVMTFLTIGISFTFLDVIRKGKEAELSFRQSFRLFNGHDFVPVLLINVLTYIFRYLWLLLFIIPGIVKGYSYSQANFIYKDLAATRDTRSMGATSFITESRDLMNGHKKRLFWLDVSFLGWYLLGLLTVGIGFLWINPYINATKAAFYDDLSKGKFLEDVVEEDDEIWTNF, encoded by the coding sequence ATGTATAAGTCATCTAAAGAGCTAAAACAACAGGCGAGGGAATCGTTAAGAGGGCGTTGGAAAGAAGCCGTTGCATTAAATTTGATTCCATCCATTATTCAAATAATTTCGATGCTTCTGGTAATAGGAATCACGATATTTATTGGGTTGATGGCGACGGATAATAGAGATGTAGTCGATAGTAATTATCTTAGCACGCAACAAGAATACACATGGGAAGATGAATATGATGATGATTCTTTTAGTTCAAATGTTTCAGAGGTCTTTGCTTCAGTAACATCTATCCCCTTTGCTAGTCCAATTATGAGTTTTGTCATGACTTTTTTAACAATTGGTATTTCTTTTACGTTTCTTGATGTTATTCGAAAAGGTAAAGAAGCAGAGCTGTCATTTAGGCAATCTTTTCGATTGTTTAATGGTCATGACTTTGTACCAGTTTTATTAATTAATGTTTTGACTTATATTTTCCGATATTTATGGTTATTACTGTTTATTATTCCAGGTATTGTCAAGGGTTATTCATATTCACAAGCTAATTTTATTTATAAAGACTTAGCAGCTACAAGAGATACTCGTAGTATGGGAGCAACATCATTTATTACTGAAAGCCGTGACTTAATGAATGGTCATAAAAAAAGATTATTTTGGCTAGATGTTAGTTTTTTAGGTTGGTATCTTCTAGGTTTGTTGACAGTAGGGATAGGTTTCTTATGGATAAACCCATATATAAATGCAACAAAAGCAGCTTTCTATGATGATTTATCTAAAGGGAAATTTTTAGAAGATGTTGTGGAAGAAGATGATGAAATTTGGACGAATTTCTAA
- the addA gene encoding helicase-exonuclease AddAB subunit AddA — protein MSKVNIPLKPESSHFTDKQWQAVYDSGDNLLISASAGSGKTTVLVERVIQKIKSGVNVDELLIVTYTEAAAKEMKQRIKVAIQSAITEEVDTKQKEHLVKQLGLLPTATISTLHAFCLRVIQKYYYLIHIDPVFRLLTDETENLLLKEDVWDELREELYGEEREIFYQLTENFSNDRNDNGVMELIFSLHLFAQANSEPQKWLDDLLINYQLSDSLVASSLYQDYMKPQLMNQLVLSQATVDELVNRCQGDEELKKTLETMMSDKEMIDTLLSLFSDDRLDEFYEYLASISFSRIKAPSKKTASEEVMEEYQEIKSTRDEVKDSISKIRKQYFKQSPKEMLEILEVSLPLIHELIHVTKQFIERFTKEKDTRHVLDFNDLEHLTLAILRKFEDGKWVESEAATYYRHKFNEILVDEYQDINRLQETILYWLRRPTKNEGNLFMVGDVKQSIYGFRLADPTLFIEKYEQFATEDDGRRIILAENFRSRSNVLDFTNLVFTQLMDKELGQLDYDSSAELIVGNKSYPESQDYDTELLIYQTESEDKVEDSLEFQLDGKTEGELRLVALKIRELIDGKFPLFDKKEKVTRPISYKDIVLLTPTKKNNLDILDIFKEYDIPLMVNDTQNYFQATEIKIMISLLQLIDNPYQDIALAAILRSPIVGIGENDMVLIKSYDMQGYYYDALKQFLKEADSTTELYQIIETFNQQFNEWRELARRKRLVELIWRIYKDTDLLDYVAGLPSGAQRKANLHALYHRASSYEEMSFKGLFQFIRFIEKMQQKNKDLAEASNINEEADAVRVMTIHASKGLEFPVVFLLDMTKQFNLMDVRQRKFVFDEELGVGIKYKDVTKRVEYDTFPFSLIREHKKQKLLAEEMRKLYVALTRAEEKLYLVGSYKSMDAAYKEWQTTAQTDHMVLPTATRQSSYTLMDWVGMTLVRHPRFAEFFPDSEISVLPGLKKHPGNFSIHFYEEDAILANYTLQQDEQIEYKQSDIEPNVQLLKEVVDRLNYSYPEKDATMTTSYQSVSEVKRLFEDPDMKNLPTLDFSKKRQIKAHREVVKEMAKPEFMQGDVAIESTDIGSAIHLLLQMLPLDKQPTMSELEELVQHFVDEDVFTKELASRLPIKLIETFFKSDFGQYMIDHHKVIRREQPFSLLLPAKELYQDYVTKKNDKVLIHGIIDGFILTNDELILYDFKTDYVPKQRTQKDLEKLKDRYKGQMTLYKLALEEIYQRPVTSSNLILLNSGDIIEMI, from the coding sequence ATGAGTAAAGTGAATATCCCGTTAAAACCCGAAAGTAGTCATTTTACAGACAAGCAGTGGCAAGCTGTTTATGATTCTGGGGATAATTTGTTGATTTCTGCTTCTGCTGGTTCTGGTAAAACAACGGTGTTAGTAGAACGTGTGATTCAAAAAATAAAATCTGGTGTCAATGTCGATGAGTTATTAATTGTAACGTACACTGAAGCAGCAGCAAAAGAGATGAAACAGCGAATAAAAGTGGCAATCCAATCAGCCATTACCGAAGAAGTCGATACCAAGCAAAAAGAACATTTGGTCAAACAATTAGGTTTATTACCTACAGCTACGATTAGCACATTGCATGCTTTTTGTTTACGAGTCATTCAAAAATATTATTATTTGATTCATATTGATCCAGTTTTTCGATTACTAACCGATGAAACAGAAAATCTCTTGTTAAAAGAAGATGTTTGGGATGAATTAAGAGAAGAATTATATGGTGAGGAAAGAGAAATTTTTTATCAATTAACAGAGAATTTCTCAAATGATCGTAATGATAATGGGGTTATGGAACTCATTTTTTCTCTACATCTTTTCGCTCAAGCCAACTCAGAGCCACAAAAATGGTTGGATGACTTACTCATTAATTATCAGTTAAGTGATAGTTTAGTGGCGTCATCACTGTATCAAGACTATATGAAACCTCAGCTGATGAACCAGCTTGTGTTAAGTCAAGCGACTGTCGATGAGCTAGTTAATCGTTGTCAAGGTGATGAAGAATTGAAAAAAACTCTCGAAACAATGATGAGTGATAAAGAAATGATCGATACACTGTTATCTTTATTCTCTGATGATCGATTGGATGAGTTTTATGAGTATCTAGCTAGCATATCTTTCTCACGAATTAAAGCACCATCTAAAAAAACAGCCTCTGAAGAAGTGATGGAGGAGTACCAAGAGATAAAATCAACTCGTGATGAAGTGAAAGATAGTATCTCAAAAATACGTAAACAATACTTTAAGCAAAGTCCAAAAGAGATGTTAGAGATACTAGAAGTTTCACTACCATTGATTCACGAGTTAATCCATGTAACCAAACAGTTTATTGAACGATTTACAAAAGAAAAAGACACACGGCATGTGCTCGACTTTAATGATTTGGAACATTTGACACTGGCTATTTTACGTAAATTTGAAGACGGTAAATGGGTCGAGTCGGAAGCAGCGACTTATTACCGTCATAAATTTAACGAGATATTAGTTGATGAGTACCAAGATATTAACCGACTACAAGAAACGATTTTATATTGGTTACGCCGTCCTACAAAGAATGAAGGAAACTTGTTTATGGTAGGGGACGTAAAACAATCAATTTATGGTTTCCGTTTAGCTGACCCAACTCTTTTTATAGAAAAATATGAGCAGTTTGCTACAGAAGATGATGGTCGTAGAATTATTTTGGCTGAAAATTTCCGTTCGCGAAGTAACGTACTAGATTTTACCAATTTAGTTTTTACTCAATTAATGGATAAAGAACTTGGTCAGTTAGATTATGATTCTAGTGCTGAATTAATTGTTGGAAATAAATCTTATCCAGAAAGTCAGGATTATGATACGGAATTATTGATTTATCAAACGGAATCTGAAGATAAGGTAGAAGACTCTTTAGAATTTCAATTAGACGGAAAAACAGAAGGCGAACTGCGTTTAGTTGCACTAAAAATCCGTGAACTAATAGATGGAAAGTTCCCATTGTTTGATAAAAAAGAAAAAGTGACTCGTCCGATTTCTTATAAAGATATTGTGTTACTGACACCAACTAAGAAAAATAATTTAGATATTCTTGATATTTTTAAAGAATACGATATTCCATTGATGGTTAATGACACACAAAACTATTTTCAAGCGACTGAAATCAAAATCATGATTTCACTTTTACAATTGATAGACAACCCATATCAAGATATCGCATTAGCGGCAATATTACGCTCGCCAATTGTTGGTATCGGGGAAAACGATATGGTTTTAATTAAAAGTTATGATATGCAAGGCTATTATTATGATGCTCTGAAACAATTTTTGAAAGAAGCTGACTCAACAACTGAGTTATACCAGATAATTGAGACCTTTAATCAACAATTTAACGAATGGCGTGAACTAGCAAGAAGGAAACGCTTGGTTGAATTGATATGGCGTATCTATAAAGACACAGATTTACTTGATTATGTGGCGGGACTACCTTCAGGAGCTCAAAGAAAAGCCAATCTACATGCGTTGTATCATCGTGCATCTAGTTATGAAGAGATGAGTTTTAAAGGACTTTTTCAATTTATTCGCTTCATTGAAAAAATGCAGCAAAAGAACAAAGACTTAGCTGAAGCATCTAATATCAATGAAGAAGCTGATGCTGTAAGAGTCATGACTATCCATGCTAGCAAGGGGTTAGAATTTCCTGTTGTCTTTTTACTAGATATGACCAAACAATTTAATCTAATGGATGTAAGACAACGAAAATTTGTATTTGATGAAGAACTTGGTGTGGGAATAAAGTATAAAGATGTAACCAAACGTGTAGAATATGATACCTTTCCATTTAGTTTGATTAGAGAGCACAAAAAACAAAAGCTATTAGCTGAAGAGATGCGAAAATTATATGTAGCCTTAACTCGTGCCGAAGAAAAATTATATCTAGTTGGTTCCTATAAAAGTATGGATGCAGCCTACAAAGAATGGCAAACAACCGCACAAACAGATCATATGGTGTTACCAACAGCAACAAGACAATCAAGTTATACTTTAATGGATTGGGTTGGGATGACGTTAGTTAGACATCCAAGGTTTGCAGAATTCTTTCCGGATAGTGAAATTTCTGTTCTACCAGGACTAAAAAAACATCCCGGTAATTTTTCCATTCATTTTTATGAGGAAGACGCTATTCTAGCTAATTACACACTACAACAAGATGAACAAATCGAGTATAAACAATCTGATATTGAACCAAATGTGCAGTTACTTAAAGAAGTGGTTGATCGACTGAATTATTCTTATCCAGAAAAAGATGCCACAATGACAACAAGTTATCAATCAGTATCAGAAGTAAAACGATTATTTGAAGATCCGGATATGAAAAATTTACCAACGCTTGATTTTTCGAAAAAACGACAAATAAAAGCTCATCGTGAAGTTGTAAAAGAGATGGCAAAACCAGAGTTTATGCAGGGTGATGTTGCTATTGAGTCAACAGACATCGGATCGGCTATTCATTTACTATTACAAATGCTACCTTTAGATAAACAGCCCACGATGAGTGAACTAGAAGAATTAGTTCAGCACTTCGTTGATGAAGATGTATTTACAAAAGAATTAGCTAGCAGGTTACCTATAAAACTTATTGAGACGTTTTTTAAATCAGATTTTGGTCAATACATGATTGATCATCATAAGGTCATTAGGCGAGAGCAACCTTTCTCTTTATTATTACCAGCTAAAGAGTTGTATCAAGATTATGTGACAAAGAAAAATGATAAAGTGTTGATTCACGGGATTATAGATGGTTTTATTTTAACTAATGACGAGCTTATTTTATATGATTTTAAAACAGACTATGTTCCTAAACAACGAACACAAAAGGATCTAGAGAAATTAAAAGACAGGTATAAAGGTCAGATGACACTTTATAAATTAGCTCTAGAAGAAATCTACCAACGCCCCGTTACGTCATCTAACTTAATACTATTGAATAGTGGAGATATTATAGAAATGATATAA
- a CDS encoding PD-(D/E)XK nuclease family protein produces the protein MMRYVKIKEINKGIEVFILSLQFVLNTADEDIVEDLLTMSGEWLDKSMHHEVFYLVPNHVKFETEINVLKKMHTLPKFSTQQYMASMRLQVFSFSRLAWYYMQQTKSYQATRLSDSGKFMLIRKSLITCKDDLVLFKREVDRPGFIQQLLDLFNELQQGNISPFELKEVIESVDTLESTNQEDYVTKLVDIQLIYQTYQDMLISHHIADKDLLTELALFLQDKDLSHVQFIVSGFTNFTAIEKQLIETLMRVAGEVKMNFVLDQAPKDNTLDSYQLFYNTSRMYQDLYHVARENSIPVMFDYRKKVANMTPMRQLASEWQNLQELVPKKLEDNLVTNVLSLWSCTDTYQEVKAIGTKIRELVSTEGYRYEEIALISRDIETYTSEIMSVFDDMDIPYYINEEEDMVNHPLVEWLRSLFKIDESFYQYKDVMRFLRTELCFPDVELTKDFETWEEKMQAFRQAVDYTENVVLAYGYSGSDWIKKSDWEYVTYQYDTDEESLDNEQIIQEQSNDIRHLIRDYLPNFFKEIKQATTTKEAIVLFYQFLLAIGVDRQLQAMQQQEIERGNLTEAKNHEQTWQALMDLMDEYYNVLGEDVFEFEIFKEILLSGLEGVSYSKVPASIDEVVVTSLDRVRAKKYRATFIFGATDQVLPKKIDNKTLLSNEERDVFSQLLRADSFLNNSLTESMANEPFIFYLALLSATEKIVLSAPKNRDQVKDVKVSPYVEQLSRHFTIPIEHKEAGLVADETVLDSISTDKILLSDLIGAYRTYEENKECVPWLFLQLEKRVHKELPVASKRLFASLTHKNIPETLDNHSVDTLYGDTIYASVSKIENFYQCQYKYFLRYGLGLQEREQFELSPAAAGEFYHEALDLFFKELIKQKVQLTNMTDDEVNRLAQTVLQEVLGDKRFSILSTTNRMKYVSYQLEKTIQRVCLSLKEQAKRSNMTPIQTEVLFGESLKQAGLNSLEIVLNNKKKVKVRGKIDRLDKMVLEDDIYLSVVDYKSSKHNFDFVDAYYGLAMQMITYLDVALTNAVELVGQTAKPAGALYMHIKNPVISVDEKFSLDTLDERLLEEYKYNGLLVEDELILENLDKTIDPQVKSLVYPYQQLKSGKMKSASFVSSDDLSSLVTHNRENFKEAGEKIYEGSTKLNPAYKEQKRIACGFCPYRSVCQFDVMLPENNYHRLESLDKEMIIEKIQTELKEETNE, from the coding sequence ATGATGAGATATGTTAAAATTAAGGAGATAAATAAAGGGATTGAGGTGTTTATATTGAGTCTCCAGTTTGTATTAAATACAGCAGATGAAGACATTGTAGAAGACTTACTAACCATGTCAGGTGAATGGCTAGATAAATCTATGCATCATGAGGTATTTTATTTAGTGCCTAACCATGTCAAATTTGAAACAGAGATTAACGTGCTGAAAAAAATGCATACGCTACCTAAATTCAGTACACAACAATATATGGCAAGCATGAGACTACAAGTGTTTAGTTTTTCTAGGCTTGCGTGGTATTATATGCAGCAAACAAAAAGTTATCAAGCAACTAGACTAAGTGATTCAGGGAAGTTTATGTTGATTAGAAAAAGTTTGATCACATGTAAAGATGATCTAGTCTTATTTAAACGTGAAGTAGATCGCCCAGGATTTATTCAGCAGTTATTAGATTTGTTTAATGAATTGCAACAAGGCAATATTTCCCCGTTTGAATTAAAAGAGGTAATAGAAAGTGTGGATACTCTTGAGTCAACGAATCAAGAAGACTATGTCACAAAATTAGTGGATATTCAGTTAATCTATCAAACATATCAAGATATGTTGATATCACATCATATTGCTGATAAAGATTTATTGACGGAACTCGCTTTATTTTTACAAGATAAAGATTTATCACATGTTCAATTTATTGTATCAGGATTTACTAACTTTACAGCGATTGAAAAACAACTAATCGAGACTTTAATGCGTGTTGCTGGTGAGGTGAAAATGAATTTTGTTCTAGATCAGGCACCAAAGGACAATACACTAGATAGTTATCAATTATTTTATAATACATCAAGAATGTATCAAGACCTTTATCATGTAGCAAGAGAAAATAGTATTCCTGTGATGTTTGATTACCGAAAAAAAGTAGCCAATATGACACCAATGAGACAACTTGCAAGTGAATGGCAGAACCTCCAAGAATTAGTCCCTAAAAAATTAGAAGACAATCTTGTAACGAACGTATTATCATTATGGAGTTGCACAGATACATATCAAGAAGTGAAAGCAATCGGAACAAAAATTAGAGAACTAGTTTCTACTGAAGGATATCGTTACGAAGAAATTGCCTTAATTAGTCGAGATATCGAAACGTACACGTCTGAAATTATGTCAGTATTTGATGATATGGACATTCCTTATTACATTAATGAGGAAGAAGACATGGTAAATCACCCGTTAGTAGAATGGTTACGTTCACTCTTTAAAATAGATGAGTCGTTTTATCAATACAAAGATGTCATGCGTTTTTTAAGAACAGAGCTGTGTTTTCCTGATGTTGAATTGACAAAAGATTTTGAAACGTGGGAAGAAAAGATGCAAGCCTTTAGACAAGCGGTTGACTACACTGAAAATGTGGTCTTAGCTTATGGCTATAGTGGATCTGACTGGATAAAAAAATCTGATTGGGAATATGTGACATATCAATACGATACGGATGAAGAATCTTTAGACAACGAGCAAATCATTCAAGAGCAATCAAATGATATTAGGCATTTAATTCGTGATTACTTGCCAAATTTTTTCAAAGAAATCAAACAAGCAACAACCACTAAAGAAGCTATCGTATTGTTTTATCAGTTTTTATTAGCTATTGGGGTAGATAGACAATTGCAAGCGATGCAACAACAAGAAATAGAACGTGGTAATTTAACCGAAGCGAAAAATCACGAGCAAACTTGGCAAGCATTAATGGATTTAATGGATGAATATTATAACGTATTAGGCGAAGATGTTTTTGAATTTGAGATATTTAAAGAAATCTTACTTAGTGGGTTAGAAGGGGTTAGCTATAGTAAAGTCCCAGCTTCGATTGATGAAGTCGTGGTAACATCTCTTGATAGAGTACGTGCTAAAAAATATCGTGCGACGTTTATTTTTGGTGCCACAGATCAAGTGCTACCTAAAAAAATTGATAATAAAACATTGTTAAGTAATGAAGAAAGAGATGTCTTTTCACAATTACTAAGAGCAGATAGCTTTTTAAATAATAGTTTAACTGAATCCATGGCAAACGAGCCGTTCATTTTTTACTTAGCTTTATTATCAGCGACAGAAAAAATTGTGCTAAGTGCACCGAAAAATCGCGATCAAGTAAAAGATGTCAAAGTCTCACCATATGTTGAGCAACTAAGCCGTCATTTTACTATACCAATCGAGCATAAAGAAGCAGGATTAGTAGCTGATGAAACAGTACTAGACTCTATTTCTACAGATAAAATCCTACTAAGTGATTTAATAGGGGCGTATAGAACGTATGAAGAAAATAAAGAATGTGTACCGTGGTTATTCTTACAATTAGAAAAACGTGTTCACAAAGAATTACCAGTGGCGTCAAAACGATTGTTTGCTAGTCTGACACATAAAAATATTCCAGAAACATTGGATAATCATTCAGTTGATACATTATATGGTGACACGATTTATGCGTCTGTTTCTAAAATCGAGAATTTTTACCAGTGTCAGTACAAATACTTCTTACGTTATGGTCTTGGTTTACAGGAAAGAGAGCAGTTTGAGTTATCACCAGCTGCGGCGGGAGAATTTTACCATGAAGCACTAGATTTATTCTTTAAGGAATTGATTAAACAAAAAGTACAACTGACAAATATGACGGATGACGAGGTCAATCGTTTGGCACAAACAGTGTTACAAGAAGTGCTGGGAGATAAGCGTTTTTCTATTTTATCAACGACCAATCGTATGAAATATGTGTCTTATCAGCTTGAAAAAACAATTCAGCGAGTTTGCTTATCGTTAAAAGAACAAGCAAAAAGAAGTAATATGACGCCAATTCAAACAGAAGTTTTATTTGGAGAGTCTTTGAAACAAGCTGGATTAAATAGTTTAGAAATTGTTTTAAATAATAAAAAGAAAGTCAAAGTTAGAGGGAAAATCGACCGTTTAGATAAAATGGTCTTAGAAGATGATATTTATTTGAGTGTTGTGGATTATAAATCAAGTAAACATAATTTTGATTTTGTTGACGCTTATTACGGTTTAGCTATGCAGATGATTACGTATCTTGATGTTGCCTTAACCAATGCTGTTGAATTAGTTGGACAAACGGCAAAACCTGCTGGGGCATTATATATGCATATCAAAAATCCTGTCATCAGTGTTGACGAAAAATTTTCACTTGATACCTTAGATGAAAGGTTATTGGAGGAATACAAGTACAATGGTTTATTGGTTGAAGATGAGTTGATTTTAGAAAACTTAGATAAAACCATAGATCCACAAGTTAAATCATTAGTGTATCCTTATCAGCAACTAAAGAGCGGCAAAATGAAGTCGGCAAGTTTTGTTTCGTCTGACGACTTATCTAGTTTAGTCACGCATAACCGTGAAAACTTTAAAGAAGCAGGCGAAAAAATATACGAAGGTAGTACAAAATTAAACCCAGCTTATAAAGAACAAAAGAGGATAGCATGTGGATTTTGTCCTTATCGTAGTGTCTGTCAGTTTGATGTGATGCTACCAGAAAATAATTATCATCGTTTAGAATCACTAGACAAAGAAATGATTATCGAAAAAATACAAACAGAGCTAAAGGAGGAGACAAATGAGTAA
- a CDS encoding APC family permease, with protein MDEKKQYGLWTAIAMIIGICVGSGIFFKVGNILAFTGGNIFLGVLVFIIGALCIIFGSLSLTNLAERTTKNGGMVAYFEEFFSEPVASAFGWYQTFLYFPTICVVVSWAAGTYTTLLLNLPQTLPYQMGIGFCYMVFFYLLNIVSSQFAGWFQIISTITKLIPLIGIGLIAIFWTKDVPTVPTTATLIEPTDVGLGWLAALAPMAFSYDGWPIALSISHEVKGGSHTMKKALCFGPVIVLVVYLSYFLGLTHILGPEYILSMGEGAVMEIGEMLFGHIGQKVILLFILVALFGVINGVTLGHIRMPYALATKNMLPNSQKIINDYHHKKFVSTSAIIALLTGCGWFIIHYITQAFQLMGLGDIGEIAIVFGYMWYMALYFKVIQLYLDKDIQETFTGLISPILAIVGGLIILFGGFYENPIFEFVSFGICFLFCLMGYITFKKNRQNLLNK; from the coding sequence ATCGACGAGAAAAAACAATATGGTCTTTGGACCGCAATTGCGATGATTATCGGTATTTGTGTAGGGTCTGGAATCTTTTTCAAAGTAGGAAACATCCTAGCTTTTACCGGAGGTAACATTTTCTTAGGTGTGTTAGTTTTTATCATTGGGGCATTATGTATTATATTTGGTAGCCTATCTTTGACAAACCTAGCTGAACGCACCACTAAAAACGGTGGAATGGTTGCTTATTTTGAAGAATTCTTTTCAGAACCAGTAGCTAGTGCTTTTGGTTGGTATCAAACATTTTTATACTTTCCAACTATTTGTGTCGTGGTTTCATGGGCCGCTGGAACTTATACAACACTATTACTGAACTTGCCACAAACTCTTCCCTATCAAATGGGTATTGGATTTTGCTATATGGTTTTTTTCTATCTATTAAATATCGTATCTAGTCAATTTGCTGGATGGTTTCAAATTATTTCAACCATCACGAAACTAATTCCTTTAATTGGTATTGGATTAATCGCTATTTTCTGGACAAAAGATGTTCCCACTGTCCCTACTACTGCCACACTTATTGAGCCAACAGATGTTGGACTTGGTTGGTTAGCCGCCTTAGCTCCAATGGCTTTTTCATATGATGGTTGGCCTATTGCTCTATCTATTTCTCACGAAGTAAAAGGTGGTAGTCACACGATGAAAAAAGCGTTGTGTTTTGGACCAGTTATTGTATTGGTCGTTTATCTGTCTTACTTTTTAGGATTAACACATATATTAGGACCAGAATATATTTTATCAATGGGTGAAGGTGCTGTCATGGAAATTGGTGAAATGCTATTTGGTCATATTGGCCAAAAAGTAATTTTACTCTTTATCTTAGTTGCGCTATTTGGTGTCATTAATGGCGTAACCTTAGGACATATTCGTATGCCTTATGCTTTAGCAACAAAAAATATGTTACCAAACAGTCAAAAAATTATAAACGATTATCATCATAAAAAATTTGTTAGTACTTCAGCTATTATTGCCCTATTAACTGGATGTGGTTGGTTTATCATTCACTACATCACACAAGCGTTCCAACTAATGGGACTAGGTGATATTGGAGAAATTGCCATTGTTTTTGGTTACATGTGGTATATGGCTCTTTATTTTAAAGTCATTCAACTTTATTTAGATAAAGACATCCAAGAAACCTTCACAGGACTTATTTCTCCTATCTTAGCTATTGTTGGTGGATTAATTATTCTGTTTGGTGGTTTCTATGAAAATCCTATATTTGAATTTGTATCATTTGGTATTTGCTTTTTATTTTGTTTAATGGGATACATCACCTTTAAGAAAAATAGACAAAATTTGTTAAATAAATAA